A genomic region of Pongo pygmaeus isolate AG05252 chromosome 7, NHGRI_mPonPyg2-v2.0_pri, whole genome shotgun sequence contains the following coding sequences:
- the LOC129042104 gene encoding LOW QUALITY PROTEIN: immunoglobulin J chain (The sequence of the model RefSeq protein was modified relative to this genomic sequence to represent the inferred CDS: inserted 2 bases in 1 codon; deleted 1 base in 1 codon; substituted 1 base at 1 genomic stop codon), with product MEERLRKSEAGGKTSSERTEVKIKNHLLFWTVQAIFVKAVLLHQDEDERIILVDDKCKWAQVICTIISSTKDPNEDIAERNIQIAVLLDNKKNISDPISRLRTKFVYHLSXLCKKCDPTEVELDNXRVPATQSNIHDEDSATEICHTDVRNKCYTTMVLLIYGGETKMVKIGLTPGSCYPD from the exons AGAACTGAAGTCAAGATAAAGAACCATCTTCTTTTCTGGACAGTCCAGGCCATTTTTGTTAAGGCTGTT TTGCTACACCAAGATGAAGATGAGAGGATCATTCTTGTTGATGACAAATGTAAGTGGGCCCAGGTTATTTGCACCATCATCTCTTCTACCAAAGATCCTAATGAGGACATTGCGGAGAGAAACATCCAAATTGCTGTTCTCCTGGACAACAAGAAGAATATCTCTGATCCCATCTCAAGGTTGAGAACCAAATTTGTGTACCATTTGTCGTAACTCTGTAAAAAATGCGATCCTACGGAAGTGGAACTGGATAA TAGAGTTCCTGCTACCCAGAGCAATATCCATGACGAAGACAGTGCCACAGAGATATGCCACACTGATGTCAGAAACAAGTGCTACACAACTATGGTCCTGCTTATATATGGTGGTgagaccaaaatggtgaaaatagGCTTGACCCCAGGTTCCTGCTATCCTGACTAA